One window from the genome of Acidihalobacter ferrooxydans encodes:
- a CDS encoding hemerythrin domain-containing protein, whose amino-acid sequence MLLPNPTAGFTDPLALLAGCHRRIAGFCDTLERLDDHLRKAGGDAAARTAAERIMAYFDRAAPLHHADEEIDLLPLLRLRVETPDARASVAAWARRIAAEHREQGASWARLRPELVALREGRTERLVHAAAFIDMERSHYRFEDADVFPLARRVLQRGDIETLGRAMARRRDVPYTPEPKDARTR is encoded by the coding sequence ATGTTGCTGCCGAATCCGACGGCGGGCTTCACCGACCCGCTGGCCTTGCTGGCCGGATGCCACCGGCGCATCGCCGGGTTCTGCGATACCTTAGAGCGTCTCGACGACCATCTGCGAAAGGCCGGCGGCGATGCCGCGGCAAGGACTGCGGCTGAACGCATCATGGCCTATTTCGACCGTGCCGCTCCGCTTCATCACGCTGACGAAGAAATTGACTTGCTGCCCTTGCTGCGCCTGCGGGTCGAAACGCCCGATGCTCGCGCGAGCGTAGCGGCATGGGCGCGGCGCATCGCTGCGGAACACCGCGAGCAGGGCGCGTCGTGGGCCCGGTTGCGCCCTGAGCTGGTGGCATTGCGCGAAGGGCGCACCGAGCGTCTGGTCCATGCTGCCGCTTTCATCGACATGGAACGCTCGCATTATCGGTTTGAAGACGCCGACGTGTTCCCACTTGCCCGGCGTGTACTCCAGCGCGGAGACATCGAAACCCTCGGGCGCGCGATGGCCCGGCGGCGCGACGTTCCCTATACGCCAGAGCCCAAGGATGCTCGCACACGATGA
- a CDS encoding SEL1-like repeat protein yields MSGGPFRPAPGDSLEAIRRAAFGGEAQSQYELAECLRRGLLRAPVDEAQALVWYRKAAAAGHRTAAFVLNNWRNRAHFE; encoded by the coding sequence TTGAGCGGCGGGCCGTTCAGGCCGGCGCCCGGCGATTCGCTGGAAGCTATCCGCCGTGCCGCTTTCGGTGGCGAGGCGCAATCCCAGTACGAATTGGCCGAATGTCTGCGACGCGGCCTGCTGCGTGCGCCGGTCGATGAGGCGCAAGCGCTGGTCTGGTATCGCAAAGCGGCGGCGGCCGGGCATCGCACGGCCGCCTTCGTATTGAACAACTGGCGCAATCGCGCGCACTTCGAATAG
- the dcd gene encoding dCTP deaminase: MSIKSDKWIRRMAAAHGMIEPFEPGQVRHSGEQRIVSYGTSSYGYDVRCADEFKIFTNINSAVVDPKGFDASSFVDVRSDVCIIPPNSFALARTVEYFRIPRKVLTICLGKSTYARCGIIVNVTPLEPEWEGHVTLEFSNTTPLPAKIYANEGVAQMLFLESDEMCEVSYKDRGGKYQGQRGVTLPQT; encoded by the coding sequence ATGTCTATCAAGTCCGATAAGTGGATTCGCCGCATGGCGGCCGCGCACGGCATGATCGAGCCCTTTGAACCGGGGCAGGTGCGCCATTCGGGCGAACAGCGCATCGTGTCCTACGGGACATCGAGTTACGGCTACGACGTGCGCTGCGCCGACGAGTTCAAGATCTTCACCAACATCAATTCGGCGGTGGTCGACCCGAAAGGTTTCGACGCCAGCAGTTTCGTCGACGTGCGTTCGGATGTGTGCATCATCCCGCCGAACTCCTTCGCCCTGGCCCGCACCGTGGAGTACTTTCGCATCCCGCGCAAGGTGCTGACCATCTGTCTCGGCAAGAGCACGTATGCGCGCTGCGGCATCATCGTCAACGTCACGCCGCTGGAGCCCGAGTGGGAGGGTCACGTGACGCTGGAGTTTTCCAATACCACACCGCTGCCGGCGAAAATCTATGCCAACGAAGGCGTCGCGCAGATGCTGTTTCTGGAGTCCGACGAAATGTGCGAGGTGTCGTACAAGGATCGCGGCGGCAAATACCAGGGCCAGCGCGGCGTGACTTTGCCGCAGACCTGA
- a CDS encoding thioredoxin family protein codes for MSKKVQLLVSQWCPTCPQAEQVWQRIAEETDAELEILDVAQRPGRDIIARLMIRSVPATVIDDRLTFVGVPDPKEALAAVQTADAHPQTA; via the coding sequence ATGAGCAAAAAAGTACAGTTGCTGGTTTCGCAGTGGTGCCCGACATGCCCGCAGGCCGAGCAGGTGTGGCAGCGAATTGCCGAGGAAACAGACGCTGAACTGGAAATTCTGGACGTGGCCCAGCGGCCCGGCCGAGACATCATTGCGCGGCTGATGATCCGGTCAGTACCCGCGACCGTCATAGACGACCGCCTGACGTTTGTCGGCGTGCCCGACCCCAAGGAAGCGCTGGCTGCCGTGCAGACTGCCGATGCTCACCCGCAAACCGCTTGA
- the apbC gene encoding iron-sulfur cluster carrier protein ApbC, whose translation MAELSRLQIETALKEIQDRYLEKNLVAADEVKDIRIDGGKVAVELAFGYPAKGYFAEVEAAVRERVGRVAGVSAVEVTSTSKVVAHAVQRNLKPLAGIKNIIAVASGKGGVGKSTTAVNLALALAAEGARVGILDADIYGPSQPRMLGIDGKPETKDGRMLEPMENYGLKAMSIGFLIDAETPMIWRGPMVTQALEQLLNETRWGDLDYLVIDLPPGTGDIQLTLSQKIPVSGAVIVTTPQDIALLDARKGLKMFEKVEVPVLGIVENMSIHICSKCGHEERIFGEGGGQRMADDYHVEFLGALPLDIRIREQADGGKPTVVADPQGRVTEIYREIARRTAAHLAQKAKDFSSKFPNIVIQNN comes from the coding sequence ATGGCTGAATTATCGCGTTTGCAGATCGAAACTGCGCTGAAGGAAATCCAGGACCGTTATCTGGAGAAAAATCTGGTTGCCGCGGACGAGGTCAAGGATATCCGCATCGACGGCGGCAAGGTCGCGGTGGAGTTAGCGTTCGGCTATCCCGCCAAGGGGTATTTTGCGGAGGTCGAAGCGGCGGTGCGAGAGCGCGTCGGGCGCGTAGCCGGCGTGAGCGCGGTCGAGGTGACGAGCACGAGCAAAGTCGTCGCGCATGCCGTGCAGCGTAATCTCAAGCCACTGGCCGGCATCAAGAATATCATTGCGGTTGCCTCCGGCAAGGGTGGCGTCGGCAAGTCCACCACCGCCGTCAATCTGGCCTTGGCGCTGGCCGCCGAGGGCGCCAGGGTCGGTATTCTCGACGCCGACATTTACGGTCCCAGCCAGCCGCGCATGCTTGGAATCGACGGCAAGCCTGAGACCAAGGACGGGCGCATGCTGGAGCCAATGGAAAACTACGGCCTCAAGGCGATGTCGATCGGCTTCCTGATCGATGCGGAAACGCCCATGATCTGGCGTGGCCCGATGGTGACCCAGGCGCTGGAGCAACTGCTTAACGAGACCCGCTGGGGCGATCTCGACTATCTGGTCATCGATTTGCCGCCGGGCACCGGCGATATTCAGCTCACGTTGTCGCAGAAAATTCCGGTCAGTGGCGCGGTCATTGTGACCACGCCGCAGGACATCGCCCTGCTCGACGCGCGCAAGGGCTTGAAGATGTTCGAGAAGGTCGAGGTGCCGGTGCTCGGCATCGTGGAGAACATGAGTATCCACATCTGTTCAAAATGTGGCCACGAGGAGCGCATCTTCGGTGAGGGCGGCGGGCAGCGCATGGCCGACGATTACCATGTCGAATTTCTCGGCGCGCTGCCGCTGGACATCCGCATCCGCGAGCAGGCCGACGGCGGCAAGCCGACGGTGGTGGCCGATCCGCAGGGGCGGGTGACGGAGATCTATCGCGAGATCGCGCGGCGCACCGCCGCGCATCTGGCGCAGAAGGCCAAGGATTTCAGTTCCAAGTTCCCGAACATCGTCATTCAGAACAACTAG
- a CDS encoding group III truncated hemoglobin, whose protein sequence is MITTRQAISSDDEAPTLEPVRSRMRITAERIGLQAIRAIVHDFYANVRRDPVLGPRFETIIQDWPAHEAKLTHFWWGALGGPVYARYRYRVVDTHQLIDVESHEIERWLALFTDCLRARLPASEADEWLGRAHAMGGSLTQAVGCR, encoded by the coding sequence ATGATTACAACACGTCAGGCCATTTCTTCGGACGACGAGGCGCCGACGCTTGAACCGGTACGGTCGCGCATGCGGATCACGGCCGAGCGGATCGGTCTGCAAGCGATTCGGGCAATTGTCCATGATTTCTATGCGAACGTGCGACGCGACCCCGTGCTTGGCCCGAGGTTTGAAACGATCATTCAGGACTGGCCGGCCCACGAAGCGAAACTGACCCACTTCTGGTGGGGCGCGCTCGGTGGGCCGGTGTATGCGCGCTATCGCTACCGGGTCGTCGATACGCATCAACTGATTGACGTCGAAAGTCACGAGATCGAACGCTGGCTGGCGCTGTTTACCGACTGTCTGCGCGCCCGGCTGCCGGCTTCGGAGGCGGATGAGTGGCTGGGTCGGGCGCACGCGATGGGCGGTTCACTGACGCAAGCTGTGGGGTGTCGGTGA
- a CDS encoding LysR family transcriptional regulator, translated as MQRPATNEYNSSMIERAHLAIIREIARQGSLTAAAEVLCLTQSALSHAMKKLEQQVGAPLWRREGRRLRLTQAGEHLLGVANRLLPQLEQAEDTLRQFARGERGLLRIGMECHPCHEWLLRVVAPYLAQWPDVDVDVKQAFQFGGIGGLFAHEIDLLVTPDPLHRPGLHFEPVFAYELVLAVAHGHRLAGVPHIEPEQLVDEVLISYPVPTDRLDLYTRFLLPAGVRPRRRKLIETTDIMLQMVAGGRGVAALPRWLVDEYADRIAVTPRPIGPQGIVKDIHLGIREADRDTDYFRAFFELARASDAHVDRTATGNA; from the coding sequence ATGCAACGCCCGGCAACAAATGAATACAATTCATCCATGATCGAACGCGCGCATCTGGCCATCATTCGCGAAATCGCCCGGCAGGGTTCGCTGACCGCCGCGGCCGAAGTTCTCTGCCTCACCCAATCGGCGCTGAGCCATGCGATGAAGAAACTTGAGCAGCAAGTCGGGGCGCCATTGTGGCGCCGCGAAGGTCGGCGCCTGCGCCTGACCCAGGCCGGCGAACACCTGCTCGGCGTCGCCAACCGCCTGTTGCCCCAACTCGAACAGGCCGAAGACACGCTGCGTCAGTTCGCCCGCGGCGAGCGCGGACTGCTGCGCATCGGCATGGAATGCCATCCCTGCCATGAATGGCTGCTGCGGGTGGTCGCGCCCTATCTGGCGCAGTGGCCTGACGTGGACGTGGACGTAAAACAGGCCTTCCAGTTCGGCGGCATCGGTGGCCTGTTCGCGCACGAAATCGACCTGCTGGTCACGCCCGACCCCCTGCACCGCCCCGGTCTGCATTTCGAGCCGGTGTTCGCCTACGAACTGGTGCTCGCCGTCGCCCACGGTCACCGCCTGGCAGGCGTGCCGCACATCGAGCCCGAACAGCTCGTCGACGAAGTGCTGATCAGCTATCCGGTGCCGACCGACCGGCTTGACCTCTACACGCGGTTTCTGCTGCCGGCCGGGGTGCGGCCACGGCGGCGCAAGCTCATCGAGACCACGGACATCATGCTGCAAATGGTCGCGGGGGGCCGTGGCGTGGCCGCGCTGCCGCGCTGGCTGGTGGACGAATACGCCGACCGGATCGCCGTCACGCCGCGCCCCATCGGTCCGCAGGGCATCGTCAAGGACATCCATCTGGGCATCCGCGAAGCAGATCGCGATACCGACTATTTCCGGGCGTTCTTCGAACTGGCACGAGCCTCCGACGCACACGTCGACCGCACGGCAACCGGCAACGCCTGA
- a CDS encoding Crp/Fnr family transcriptional regulator translates to MHPRPNPTGMPSAHEMLRDGSVLAALDPQQIDRLVEHAKRRTLRRGDYLFHAGMPAAHFFLLRRGRMKLFLNSHRGEEKILGFVEPGETFAEGAAFMADEPRYPASAQALVASEVWAISTATLRALLRESHDTCLRMLARQTHRIQGLLVEVEALALESAHYRLIAYLLRQAPADDTVTLPATKTLIAAQLAIKPETLSRLLDRLQRRGLIEMHGRHVRLHNRQALLELALEPVLRS, encoded by the coding sequence ATGCACCCCCGCCCCAACCCGACCGGCATGCCCTCGGCGCATGAGATGCTGCGCGATGGCAGCGTGCTGGCCGCGCTCGACCCACAGCAGATCGACAGGCTCGTCGAACACGCGAAACGCCGCACCCTGCGTCGGGGCGACTATTTGTTTCACGCCGGGATGCCCGCCGCGCATTTTTTCCTTCTGCGCCGTGGGCGCATGAAATTGTTTCTCAACTCCCACCGCGGCGAGGAAAAAATCCTCGGCTTTGTCGAACCGGGCGAAACCTTCGCCGAAGGCGCCGCGTTCATGGCGGACGAACCGCGCTATCCGGCCAGTGCCCAGGCGCTGGTGGCAAGCGAAGTCTGGGCGATCAGCACCGCAACCCTGCGCGCATTATTGCGCGAATCCCACGACACCTGTCTGCGTATGCTGGCGCGGCAGACGCACCGGATTCAGGGCCTCCTCGTGGAAGTGGAGGCATTGGCGCTGGAAAGCGCGCACTACCGGTTGATCGCCTATCTGCTCAGGCAGGCGCCAGCGGACGATACGGTGACCCTGCCCGCAACCAAAACCCTGATCGCGGCGCAACTGGCCATCAAGCCGGAAACCCTGTCGCGGCTACTCGACAGGCTCCAGCGCCGCGGACTGATCGAGATGCATGGACGCCATGTCCGCTTGCACAATCGCCAGGCGTTGCTGGAGCTGGCCCTGGAGCCCGTGTTGCGCAGTTAG
- a CDS encoding hemerythrin domain-containing protein, which produces MLDIKDPVEEAFTGDHRQTEQQFAQVKTLVDRAAWSDAVTLAKALARKLREHINVEDAWVYPPVERYAQQDEDLQRTLAILSKRHLEIPAYAEEIVAAAEDEDADEASAAIDLLVRVLADHHGTEEQDIFPLFKAGAPLEGDAAAAARALNAAHQAGGRS; this is translated from the coding sequence ATGCTGGATATCAAAGATCCTGTCGAAGAGGCGTTCACCGGCGATCACCGCCAGACGGAGCAGCAGTTTGCGCAAGTCAAAACGCTGGTCGACCGCGCGGCCTGGTCCGACGCCGTTACGCTGGCCAAAGCGCTGGCCCGCAAGCTGCGGGAACATATCAATGTGGAAGATGCCTGGGTTTACCCGCCGGTCGAACGTTATGCGCAGCAGGACGAAGACCTGCAACGCACCTTGGCGATTCTGAGCAAGCGCCACCTGGAAATTCCCGCGTATGCCGAGGAAATCGTGGCGGCAGCCGAAGACGAAGATGCCGACGAAGCGTCTGCGGCGATCGATTTGCTGGTGCGCGTGCTGGCCGATCATCATGGCACCGAAGAACAGGATATTTTCCCTCTCTTCAAGGCCGGTGCGCCGCTTGAGGGGGATGCCGCAGCGGCGGCCCGCGCATTGAATGCGGCGCATCAGGCCGGGGGGCGCTCATGA
- a CDS encoding glycine cleavage system protein H has translation MSQYSGCELPEELYYDLDYVWVRPEADDTVTVGITDPAQSFAGRILHVRIKAVGKHIRAGRQVATLESGKWAGGVPLPFDGEVVARNEAVLEMPHLLNIDPYRDAWIARLRPLDAEHALDTLHTGEEAIQTLHEWIDRYGIQCMRCSE, from the coding sequence ATGAGCCAGTATTCCGGTTGCGAACTGCCCGAGGAACTGTATTACGACCTGGATTACGTGTGGGTTCGACCGGAGGCCGACGACACGGTCACCGTGGGTATCACCGATCCGGCGCAATCCTTTGCCGGGCGCATTCTGCATGTGCGGATCAAAGCCGTTGGCAAGCACATCCGTGCGGGTCGGCAGGTTGCCACGCTGGAAAGTGGCAAGTGGGCCGGTGGCGTGCCCCTGCCGTTCGATGGCGAGGTGGTGGCACGCAACGAAGCCGTGCTGGAGATGCCGCACCTGCTGAATATCGACCCGTACCGCGATGCCTGGATTGCACGTCTGCGACCCCTCGATGCCGAGCATGCGCTGGATACCTTGCATACGGGGGAGGAGGCGATTCAAACCCTGCACGAATGGATCGATCGCTATGGTATCCAGTGCATGCGGTGCAGCGAATGA
- a CDS encoding DUF488 domain-containing protein: MLTRKPLDRRMQIRLKRAYVAPADEDGQRILVDRLWPRGLSKDAARIDLWLKDVAPSSGLRKWFGHDPDKWPEFSQRYRAELKDNPALPALLEIAQHADITLVYAAKDERHNQAVVLKDLLEQAIAQA; encoded by the coding sequence ATGCTCACCCGCAAACCGCTTGATCGCCGCATGCAGATCCGCCTGAAACGCGCCTATGTCGCGCCAGCCGACGAGGACGGTCAGCGCATCCTCGTGGACCGGCTCTGGCCGCGCGGCCTGTCGAAGGATGCTGCCCGCATCGATCTCTGGCTCAAGGATGTCGCGCCGTCCTCCGGGCTACGCAAGTGGTTCGGGCACGATCCCGACAAATGGCCCGAATTCAGCCAGCGCTATCGGGCCGAACTGAAAGACAATCCGGCCCTGCCCGCATTACTGGAAATTGCGCAACACGCAGACATCACGCTCGTGTACGCTGCGAAAGATGAACGGCACAATCAGGCGGTCGTGCTCAAGGATCTGCTGGAGCAGGCAATCGCCCAGGCTTAA
- a CDS encoding ammonium transporter: protein MHDSALNTLFILIGAILVLAMHAGFAFLELGTVRRKNQVNALVKILTDLAISTLAYFFIGFFIAYHVDFFQSAAVLSVNHGYELVKFFFLLTFAAAIPAIVSGGIAERAKFYPQLIATFLLVAFVYSFYEGLVWGGNFGFQAWLTHTFGAPFHDFAGSVVVHAVGGWIALAAVLMLGPRHGRYGPTGEMFAHPPSNIPFLALGAWILIVGWFGFNVMSAQRIGDISGLVAVNSLMALVGGTLAALWVGRNDPGFVHNGPLAGLVAVCAGSNLMNPLGALVTGAVAGGLFVWMFTLTQNRWKIDDVLGVWPLHGLCGVWGGIAAGIFGQKALGGIGGVSIWSQLIGTGLGVLIAFGGGLLVYGMLRAVVGIRLDEEQEYMGADLSIHKISATPKYDQ, encoded by the coding sequence ATGCACGATTCGGCCCTGAATACGCTGTTCATCCTCATCGGTGCGATCCTCGTGCTGGCCATGCACGCCGGCTTCGCTTTCCTCGAACTCGGGACGGTGCGGCGCAAGAATCAGGTCAATGCTCTGGTAAAAATCCTCACTGATCTCGCGATCTCGACCCTTGCCTACTTTTTTATCGGCTTTTTTATTGCGTACCACGTCGATTTCTTCCAGTCGGCGGCCGTGCTGTCAGTCAACCACGGCTACGAACTGGTGAAATTCTTCTTCCTGCTGACGTTTGCGGCAGCGATTCCCGCCATCGTCTCGGGTGGGATCGCCGAGCGAGCCAAATTCTATCCGCAACTGATCGCTACCTTCCTGCTGGTGGCTTTTGTGTATTCCTTCTACGAGGGCCTGGTCTGGGGCGGCAATTTCGGGTTTCAGGCCTGGCTGACGCACACCTTCGGCGCTCCGTTTCACGATTTTGCCGGTTCAGTCGTGGTGCATGCCGTGGGTGGATGGATCGCGCTGGCCGCCGTGCTCATGCTCGGGCCGCGCCACGGCCGGTACGGTCCGACCGGCGAAATGTTCGCGCATCCGCCGTCCAACATCCCGTTCCTGGCGCTCGGCGCATGGATTCTCATCGTCGGCTGGTTCGGCTTTAACGTGATGTCGGCACAGAGGATTGGCGATATCAGCGGCCTGGTCGCGGTCAACTCGTTAATGGCGCTGGTGGGCGGCACGCTGGCCGCATTGTGGGTCGGGCGCAACGATCCGGGGTTTGTGCACAACGGTCCGCTGGCCGGGCTGGTGGCGGTCTGTGCGGGTTCCAATCTCATGAATCCGCTGGGCGCTCTGGTGACGGGGGCCGTGGCCGGTGGGCTGTTCGTCTGGATGTTCACCTTGACGCAGAACCGCTGGAAAATCGATGACGTGCTTGGCGTATGGCCGCTGCACGGTCTGTGTGGCGTCTGGGGCGGCATCGCCGCCGGCATCTTCGGACAGAAGGCGCTGGGCGGGATCGGCGGCGTGAGCATCTGGTCGCAATTGATCGGCACCGGCCTCGGCGTGCTGATTGCGTTCGGCGGCGGGCTGCTCGTCTACGGCATGCTCAGGGCAGTGGTCGGCATCCGCCTCGACGAAGAGCAGGAATACATGGGCGCCGATTTGAGCATCCACAAGATCAGCGCGACGCCCAAATACGATCAGTAG